From the Hevea brasiliensis isolate MT/VB/25A 57/8 chromosome 15, ASM3005281v1, whole genome shotgun sequence genome, one window contains:
- the LOC110635579 gene encoding uncharacterized protein LOC110635579 isoform X1 gives MEYERIHKVQTGIISPSKLRMKLMGPHHNRKKDGSNSNSSRTSPSRLDDTEFDKNSLLASNDEEVAASSLEVSSVTVLGDAVVNPSQVDQTSCQQKDTLPKENGNMGRAKMQQFSKGESGNSSAVHPMRSLEDENLDYDSNASSSSFEFHKERSVHNQFTRSFSRPMPSKWNDAEKWIMNRQNVQPNLKKNGLHNQANRMLGTNTVRVAPESANHDLKSSISRVVDTKRIDICQHPSQMAFEKFSFIPTGAPSVSGQAYGGNLLIDQCTQSKDFQEVDQREPCSAKSLAEDGTVLPVLRSVCMRDMGTEMTPVTSQEPSRTATPVGATTPLRSPTSSIPSTPRRGAPAPTPMEHGTDDDTQNIPENGRKELTEQEMKLRTRKEIVALGVQLGKMNIAAWASKEEQEKNTSAVESAHVDELERIEYEKRASAWEEAEKSKHTARYKGEEIKIQAWESQQKAKLEAEMRRIEAQVEQMRAQAQAKMVKKISMVRQKSEEKRTAAEARKNRDAERTAAQAEYIRQTGRMPPSRYMCCGWLS, from the exons ATGGAGTACGAGAGGATACACAAAGTGCAG ACTGGTATAATATCTCCAAGTAAGCTGAGGATGAAGCTCATGGGACCTCACCATAATAGAAAGAAGGATGGATCAAACAGTAATTCTTCAAGAACATCTCCTTCAAGGCTCGATGATACTGAATTTGACAAGAATAGCTTATTAGCCTCCAATGATGAGGAAG TTGCAGCTTCCAGCTTAGAAGTTTCATCTGTGACTGTTCTGGGAGACGCAGTGGTTAACCCCAGCCAAGTTGATCAGACATCTTGCCAGCAAAAGGATACGTTGCCAAAGGAAAATGGCAACATGGGTCGTGCTAAAATGCAGCAATTTTCAAAGGGTGAAAGTGGTAATTCAAGTGCGGTTCACCCAATGAGATCACTTGAAGATGAGAATCTTGATTATGATAGTAATGCTAGTTCATCTAGTTTTGAGTTCCATAAGGAAAGATCAGTACATAATCAATTTACAAGATCATTTTCAAGGCCTATGCCATCTAAGTGGAATGATGCAGAGAAATGGATAATGAATAGGCAAAATGTACAACCTAATTTGAAGAAAAATGGTTTACACAACCAAGCTAATCGGATGCTTGGGACTAATACAGTGAGAGTTGCTCCAGAATCAGCAAATCATGATCTTAAGTCTTCTATTAGCAGGGTAGTAGACACTAAGCGCATAGATATCTGTCAGCATCCTTCACAAATGGCATTTGAGAAGTTTTCTTTTATTCCCACTGGCGCTCCTTCAGTTTCTGGTCAAGCATATGGGGGGAATCTGCTAATTGATCAGTGTACTCAAAGCAAGGACTTTCAGGAAGTGGATCAAAGAGAACCATGTAGTGCAAAAAGTTTGGCAGAAGATGGAACag TTCTTCCTGTTTTAAGATCAGTCTGCATGAGAGACATGGGAACAGAAATGACCCCTGTTACAAGTCAAGAGCCTTCAAGGACTGCTACACCTGTGGGGGCAACAACTCCTCTCCGCAGCCCAACTTCTTCAATCCCATCTACTCCCCGGAGAGGGGCACCAGCGCCAACACCTATGGAGCATGGTACTGATGATGATACACAAAACATTCCTGAAAACGGCAGAAAAGAGTTGACCGAGCAAGAAATGAAACTGAGGACAAGAAAGGAGATTGTGGCCCTAGGTGTCCAGCTAGGCAAGATGAATATTGCTGCATGGGCAAGTAAAGAAGAACAGGAAAAGAATACATCTGCAGTTGAGAGTGCTCATGTGGATGAGCTTGAGCGGATTGAATATGAAAAACGTGCATCTGCATGGGAAGAAGCTGAAAAATCTAAACACACAGCAAG ATATAAAGGTGAAGAGATTAAAATTCAAGCATGGGAAAGTCAGCAGAAGGCAAAACTAGAGGCCGAGATGCGGAGAATAGAG GCACAAGTTGAACAAATGCGAGCCCAAGCTCAAGCAAAGATGGTAAAGAAGATTTCTATGGTAAGGCAAAAATCAGAAGAAAAACGCACAGCAGCAGAAGCCAGGAAGAATAGAGATGCGGAAAGAACTGCAGCTCAAGCAGAGTATATTCGTCAGACAGGACGAATGCCGCCATCCCGTTACATGTGCTGTGGTTGGTTGTCATAA
- the LOC110635579 gene encoding uncharacterized protein LOC110635579 isoform X2, protein MEYERIHKVQTGIISPSKLRMKLMGPHHNRKKDGSNSNSSRTSPSRLDDTEFDKNSLLASNDEEASSLEVSSVTVLGDAVVNPSQVDQTSCQQKDTLPKENGNMGRAKMQQFSKGESGNSSAVHPMRSLEDENLDYDSNASSSSFEFHKERSVHNQFTRSFSRPMPSKWNDAEKWIMNRQNVQPNLKKNGLHNQANRMLGTNTVRVAPESANHDLKSSISRVVDTKRIDICQHPSQMAFEKFSFIPTGAPSVSGQAYGGNLLIDQCTQSKDFQEVDQREPCSAKSLAEDGTVLPVLRSVCMRDMGTEMTPVTSQEPSRTATPVGATTPLRSPTSSIPSTPRRGAPAPTPMEHGTDDDTQNIPENGRKELTEQEMKLRTRKEIVALGVQLGKMNIAAWASKEEQEKNTSAVESAHVDELERIEYEKRASAWEEAEKSKHTARYKGEEIKIQAWESQQKAKLEAEMRRIEAQVEQMRAQAQAKMVKKISMVRQKSEEKRTAAEARKNRDAERTAAQAEYIRQTGRMPPSRYMCCGWLS, encoded by the exons ATGGAGTACGAGAGGATACACAAAGTGCAG ACTGGTATAATATCTCCAAGTAAGCTGAGGATGAAGCTCATGGGACCTCACCATAATAGAAAGAAGGATGGATCAAACAGTAATTCTTCAAGAACATCTCCTTCAAGGCTCGATGATACTGAATTTGACAAGAATAGCTTATTAGCCTCCAATGATGAGGAAG CTTCCAGCTTAGAAGTTTCATCTGTGACTGTTCTGGGAGACGCAGTGGTTAACCCCAGCCAAGTTGATCAGACATCTTGCCAGCAAAAGGATACGTTGCCAAAGGAAAATGGCAACATGGGTCGTGCTAAAATGCAGCAATTTTCAAAGGGTGAAAGTGGTAATTCAAGTGCGGTTCACCCAATGAGATCACTTGAAGATGAGAATCTTGATTATGATAGTAATGCTAGTTCATCTAGTTTTGAGTTCCATAAGGAAAGATCAGTACATAATCAATTTACAAGATCATTTTCAAGGCCTATGCCATCTAAGTGGAATGATGCAGAGAAATGGATAATGAATAGGCAAAATGTACAACCTAATTTGAAGAAAAATGGTTTACACAACCAAGCTAATCGGATGCTTGGGACTAATACAGTGAGAGTTGCTCCAGAATCAGCAAATCATGATCTTAAGTCTTCTATTAGCAGGGTAGTAGACACTAAGCGCATAGATATCTGTCAGCATCCTTCACAAATGGCATTTGAGAAGTTTTCTTTTATTCCCACTGGCGCTCCTTCAGTTTCTGGTCAAGCATATGGGGGGAATCTGCTAATTGATCAGTGTACTCAAAGCAAGGACTTTCAGGAAGTGGATCAAAGAGAACCATGTAGTGCAAAAAGTTTGGCAGAAGATGGAACag TTCTTCCTGTTTTAAGATCAGTCTGCATGAGAGACATGGGAACAGAAATGACCCCTGTTACAAGTCAAGAGCCTTCAAGGACTGCTACACCTGTGGGGGCAACAACTCCTCTCCGCAGCCCAACTTCTTCAATCCCATCTACTCCCCGGAGAGGGGCACCAGCGCCAACACCTATGGAGCATGGTACTGATGATGATACACAAAACATTCCTGAAAACGGCAGAAAAGAGTTGACCGAGCAAGAAATGAAACTGAGGACAAGAAAGGAGATTGTGGCCCTAGGTGTCCAGCTAGGCAAGATGAATATTGCTGCATGGGCAAGTAAAGAAGAACAGGAAAAGAATACATCTGCAGTTGAGAGTGCTCATGTGGATGAGCTTGAGCGGATTGAATATGAAAAACGTGCATCTGCATGGGAAGAAGCTGAAAAATCTAAACACACAGCAAG ATATAAAGGTGAAGAGATTAAAATTCAAGCATGGGAAAGTCAGCAGAAGGCAAAACTAGAGGCCGAGATGCGGAGAATAGAG GCACAAGTTGAACAAATGCGAGCCCAAGCTCAAGCAAAGATGGTAAAGAAGATTTCTATGGTAAGGCAAAAATCAGAAGAAAAACGCACAGCAGCAGAAGCCAGGAAGAATAGAGATGCGGAAAGAACTGCAGCTCAAGCAGAGTATATTCGTCAGACAGGACGAATGCCGCCATCCCGTTACATGTGCTGTGGTTGGTTGTCATAA